The Prochlorococcus marinus str. MIT 9301 genome segment TTTTTTGACCTAGAATTCTCAACCAGAACAGGGCATTACAAACCAATTACAAAAATTTGGTTGGAAAATGTATTTAAAAAATTAAATTTTGATGAGAATAAAATTGCAGGGGTGATTCTTGTAAATCCCTCTTATCAAGGATATGCCGGAGATTTAGAACCTTTAATAGATTGTTGTCATCAGAAAAATTTACCTGTTTTAGTTGATGAAGCCCATGGTTCTTATTTCCTTTTTTGTGAAAATCTTAATTTACCAAAACCTGCCTTATCATCAAACGCTGATTTAGTGGTTAATTCATTGCATAAGTCTCTCAATGGATTAACTCAAACGGCGATACTTTGGTACAAAGGGAATCTAATAAATGAAGGTAATTTGATCAAAAGTATTAATTTGTTGCAAACTACTAGTCCAAGTTCATTATTACTTTCTTCTTGTGAAGAGTCTATAAGGGACTGGCTTAATAAAAAAACTTTATCAAAATATCAAAAAAGAATTTTAGAGGCAAAAAGTATTTACAAAAAATTAATTCAAAAAAATATTCCTCTCATAGAAACTCAAGACCCATTAAAAATTGTAGTGAATACCTCTAAGGCTGGAATTGATGGTTTTACTGCTGATAAATTTTTTTATAGAAATGGCCTTATCGCTGAATTACCAGAAATGATGACTCTCACTTTTTGCTTAGGATTTGGAAATCAAAAAGATTTTCTTAATTTATTTGAAAAGTTATGGAAAAAGTTACTATTAAATTCCAGAAAATCAAAAAGTTTAGAAGTGATCAAATCGCCCTTTAAATTAGTTCAAGCACCCGAAATCGAAATTGGAATTGCTTGGAGAAGTAAGACTCGGAGTATTCCTTTCTCACAATCATTAAATAAAATATCTGGAGATATTATTTGCCCTTATCCTCCTGGGATTCCTCTACTAGTTCCTGGCGAAAAAGTGGACATAGATAGGTTTAATTGGATAAATAATCAAAGTTTATGCAACAAAGATCTGGTAAATTTTAATATAAAGGTCTTAGAAACATAGCAATTTCATATGAGATTTAAAAGCGGATTACTAATAGGAATT includes the following:
- a CDS encoding aminotransferase class I/II-fold pyridoxal phosphate-dependent enzyme; translation: MSISSFLTKKFLKSLFFPAHNRGAALPKKLVRLLKNPPGYWDLPELPEIGSPLSQSGLIAKSQREFSDKFGAKGCFFGVNGASGLIQSAVIAMANPGENILMPRNVHISVIKICAMQNINPIFFDLEFSTRTGHYKPITKIWLENVFKKLNFDENKIAGVILVNPSYQGYAGDLEPLIDCCHQKNLPVLVDEAHGSYFLFCENLNLPKPALSSNADLVVNSLHKSLNGLTQTAILWYKGNLINEGNLIKSINLLQTTSPSSLLLSSCEESIRDWLNKKTLSKYQKRILEAKSIYKKLIQKNIPLIETQDPLKIVVNTSKAGIDGFTADKFFYRNGLIAELPEMMTLTFCLGFGNQKDFLNLFEKLWKKLLLNSRKSKSLEVIKSPFKLVQAPEIEIGIAWRSKTRSIPFSQSLNKISGDIICPYPPGIPLLVPGEKVDIDRFNWINNQSLCNKDLVNFNIKVLET